The sequence GGTTACCCTGTCCTTGCCGACGTATGAGTTCAAACAAGAAGTACTGTGGGCCAATGTGAAAAAACATAATACGTACGAGAACTCCGGTCCGAGTCTGCCAGTGAAGTCTATGCTGATCAGACAGCAGACCTTGAAGACAGCTCATTCCGACGTCTATGTGGTAACTCTTATACCCGACGACTGGTTTGTCGACGATCACCGAATTGGGGGTCAACGCACCTTCTCGGGGACGACTTATACGGAATTAGCTGCTGAACTGGCTACCCTTTACTTCGGGACTTCAGCGTTTGTGCTGGAGAAGCTGTATTTCAAAAGCCTGATCCAACTAGAGGATAAACGCAAAGCCTTTCAGATTCATGTGAACAAAACATCCTCCAAGCAGCTGGAGATCGAAGTATTCTCCTACGAGAATGAAGACATGAATAATTACGTGACACACGCAACCTTTACGATCAGACAAGCAGAGCTGGATGCTGCGGAGAGGCTGAATGTGGACGCCCAATTCGAGCAGCATTTGCTGAATGCCAATTTCGGCTCGGAGGAGAATAATTTCTTCAAGGGCCGCTGGGATTTCGCGAAACAAAACTTCCGGTTAGCCCGCCCAACTCCTGCAGAGATTCTGCTGTCGCTGACTTTAAATGAGCAATATTCTGAGGATTTACAGGACTTTTATTTACATCCTTCCATTCTGGACGGCATTCTTGGGGCTATGGTCTATGAACGCGCACAAGCTCGCGGCAAGAGCTATCTTCCCTTATCCTATGGCAAATTCACTTTTACCGGAAAAAGATTCACCAGTACGGTCTATTCACACACGGAGCTTCTCTACGATACGGACGCCGATCATGACGTGATCTCAGCGAATATTACCGTCTACAACGAGCTTGGCGAACGAATTGCCTTTCTGGACAAGTACATGATGAAGGCTTTTGCCAATGCTTACTTCAAGCCTTACCTGCACAAGGTAATCTGGGAGCCGTCTACAGTCCAGATTACACAAGAAGCTGATTTAGTGGCTACTGCTTCTGCTGGCAAGACCGTGCTGGTCATCGGCAATGAGAAGGCGGTAGAACAAGCGGCGGCAAAACGGCGTACAGGTGTGGAAACCGTAGATTACAGGACGCTGAAAGAATTCAAATCATCGGAAAAATATGATTTTATCATCTATGCGCCTTGGCTTGGCGAGTCCTTGCCACAGAGCAGCGTCGTCGAAGGGGAGCTGCTGAATTATTTTGACTTTGCCAAAATAGCCCATTCCCTCGTCAAACGTAAAGGCAAAGTGCTGATCGTTGCTGATAACGGCTTTGCTTTGCAGCCGCAACAGACAGACATCAATCCACTTCACTATTCACTGCTCAGCTCAGGTCGAATTCTGGGCTTGGAGAACACCGGCTTCAAGACGCAAATGATCAATCTGCCAATCTTTGATCTTGACTTGATCCTGGCTATGGCTGGGGAAGATGAGCTCGACGGCAAACAGCTGCTGTATGACAATCATCAGTTGTATGAAGAGACACTCACTGAGGTCAAGGAGCTTGTGGATGCGCCGCCGCTTCAGCTTACGGAAGAGGATTGTGTCATTGTGACTGGTGGCTACGGAGGAATCGGGCTTGAATATATTGACCTGCTGCTGGACCTGCAGCCGCAGCTGCATATCGCCATATTAGGCCGTACAGATACAGGCTTAGTTCTAAGCGCTAAAGAACAACTGACCCCGGAAGAAAACGTCAAGCTAAATAAGATTAACAAAATAAAGCTTAAAGGTCCTAACGTTCATTTCTATAGCTGTGATGTAGCGCGCGAAGAGGATGTAAAGAGGGTAGTAGGTGGTTTGGCAGAGACGAGAACCGTCGCTGGTGTTGTCCATCTGGCAGGGGTTCCTGAAGAAGGCATGCTCTTTACGAAGTCGGCAGAGGAATTTATGGGCATTGTCGCCCCTAAAGTGATCGGGACGATGCTGCTCCGCAAATATTTGGCGACTCAGGCTTTACGTTTCTTCATCGCCAGCTCCTCGATGACCACGATCACCGGTTCGGCCGGCCAGTTCTCTTATACGCTCGGCAATGCCTTTCTTGAAGGTTATACCGATGAAGCGACTTCGACCGTATTATGGCCGGGCTGGAAGGAAACCGGGATGGCACTGCAATTCGGCGATTTGGCAACAGCGGATGAGCATTTGTTAATGAAGTCACTTACTACGGCTATAGGCCGGGAATATATCAAGTTGTCGCTGGAAAAGAAAGTGGGCAAAATTATTGCTGGCGAGTTTAACAAGGCCAAGATAGCGGAATATTTGGGCGATTATATCCGGCTGCCACAGCAGTTTACGGGTGCTACTGCTCCCTTAGTTCCAGGATCAATCGCTGACGAAGCAGCTAAAGTCCAGATTAAGGATTACTCTACCTTAACGATCAGTGGCACAGAACGGCAAGACGATGTAGAGAAATTCGTTACAGTTGTGTTTGCTTCAGTCCTCGACCGCAATGACATTGATGTGAACAAGAGCTTTACAGATTTGGGTGGAGATTCGCTGAAGGCTTTTGGAATATATGGTCCGATCGCAGAGCAGTTCAAGGTTGATATTGAAGTGGCGGATGTGTTTATCTACCCAACCGTTACGCAATTGAGCCAATATGTCAGGGAACTGCTGGAGGAAGAAGCTAATGAATGACCGCAGAGTTGTCATTGTCGATTTCATCTATGATTTTCCTAATAAAGAGCAGCTTGACGCTGAAGAGCTGCTGGAGCGGAAAGAGCTGATCTGGGAAAGTCGGCTGCGTGAATTGGAGCGGAATTACAATCAGAAATTCACCGAAGTTGCTTGCTTTGCTGGTCTATTCTATCCCTCTGTCGAAGAGCATTTTCCTTTACGCCATATCCAGGCTGCGCAGAGTAAATTCCTACTGTCAAGTGAAAGAATCTCGTTAAATTTGTTCCAGACTTTGGCCGACCGGAATATTGTGAGCCCCAAAAGCAATCTGCTTGTCTCGGTAGGAAGCTCGCAAACGGACAATCTGTCCAAATTCGCCTTGATGGGATTGGAAGGTGACGATTTGGAAAAAGCGGTGGATCTGATTGATCCACTTGGCTATCTTAAGCTGCTGCAGTGGGTGCGCCCTCCGGCCCTTGAAACGATCAGCGAAGCTTCCACTTCGGGAATCGGTGCTATGTATAGTGCCTATTCCAAGATTAAGAAGGGTGAGTTCGATGTCGCCATTACTGGGGGAGCGAGCGCCGTAACCTTTCCGAGCCCATACGAGCTATCTCATTTCGGTACGGGAGATACCCGCGCTATGCAGCCTTTTGAGGAGGGGGCCTCCGGACATTATTTTTCAGAAGGAGGGGTTGCTGTTCTGCTGAAGGAGCGGGAGCAGGCCCTGGCCGATGGAGATACCATTCTGGCGGAAATTAAAGATATTTCAGCAGGGACGATGGGGAATCCTGTTGTGAACCGCATGGCTATTAAGAAGCTGGTGAGCCGATCTCTGGCGAATGCGGGGATCGAACAGGAAGCAGAGATATTTCTGGAGCTGTACGGACGAGGCAATGAGATTGATGATACGGCAGAGTTCTCCTGTCTGAGAAACCTGCAGAAGGTCTACACGAACCTGAGAGGTGGTTTCCTGAAGGAAGATGTGCATTATATAGTCGGCTACTATGGCCAGATCGGAATGTGCCGGCTGCTGGATTCCAAGCGGGAACACATCCCATTGCAAGGCAGAGAAGTCAAGCAGCCTAATTCGTTTATCGGCCGGATCACAGATGAGCAGTGGAGCCAGAATGTCGGTGAATATGATCTGGTTTCGATACTCTCCTATTCCATGCATGGCAATAGCTACAATCTGCTGCTTGGTATGAATGAAGGTGACGGCGATGTTCAAATTGAAGGGAGGGATTATCAATGAAAATGATTTGCTTGCCGTATGCTGGAGCCCATGTCAACGTGTTCTCAGAGCTGCAAAAGCAATTGAACCGCAGCTACCCAAGTCTCGGAATCATTCCCCTGGAATATCCCGGACATGGCCGCAGATTCTCCGAGAAACCAGCAGGCTCCATCCAGGAGATTACCGCTGATCTGTTTACATCGCTGCACAAGACTCTGGATCAGTCGGAAGAGCTGATTCTTCTGGGCTACAGCATGGGTTCGATTATCGCTTATGAGCTGGCATCCTTGCTAATAGATGCGGGATATACCGTTTCTAAGTTGCTATTCCTGGCTGCGACACCTCCGCATCGGATTGAAGTCGTAGATGAAGCGGAGCCAGATGATGATACGCTGCTGGAAAGATGCCAGATTTATGGACTCATCAAGGAGGGGCAGTTCGCCTCGGCCCAAATGCGGCAATTATTTCTGCCCGCGCTGCGCAGTGATATCACTGCGGTTAACCGCTATAATCTGGGCAACCAATACCACTGTCATTTCTTCAGTCCCGAAGTTGAAATTGCCGTATTTCAAGGCTTGTTGGACAAATCCGTTACTGCGGTCGAGGATTGGCGGGATATTGCAGCAAGTCCCATTTATTACTACAGTTATCAATCGGGACACTTTTTCTACTATGAATATCAAGAGGAAGTTTTTGCCGATATTATCAGTTTTGTGAAGTCTACCCAATCTACTCAATTTAAGGGAGGAAGCGGATTATGAGAAGCCTGCTCGATATTTTAGGGGAGAAAATGAAGACCTATAAGGACAAGACCGCCATTTCGGAAAGCAGTCGTTCAATAAGCTACGGGGATTTAAACGCATTGTCCAACCTTTATTTGCAGGATCTGCGTGGAAGAGGAGTCAAGGCGCATGAAGTGGTCGCCATTGAGCTTGAACGCAGTATTGAAGCAGTAGCAGCGATGATTGCCGTTCTGAAGGCAGGTGCTGCCTATACCGTTATTAACAAGGATTATCCAGAGGATAGAAAACAGTCTATGCGGCAGATCATCAATGTTCAGGTAACCATTACTGAGATCCTGCAGACGGACTCTAGCTTGGCGGACGAATGGAATGTTGTAGAACGATCTCAGGACCAGTTATGCTACATTATTTTCACTTCGGGAACAACTTCTACACCCAAGGCAGTGGGGATTCCAGATCGAGGCGTTCTCCGGCTGCTGGGAGATGAACGCTTGGGGCTTTCTCCAGACAAAACTATTTCTCATATCAGCCCGCTTGAATTCGATGCTTCCATTATTGAAGTTTGGGGCGGCCTATTGTCCGGCATGAGCATCTCCTTATTATCCAAGACTGAAATACTTAACATCTTTCATGTAGAAAAGCGGATTAATCAAGGGATAGACCTGATGTGGATTACTTGCTCCCTGTTCAATTTCTGGGTAGACAAGAAGCCGGAAATGTTTGGAAGGCTGTCTCGTGTCATCGTCGGAGGGGAACAGCTCAGCCTATCGCATGTCAACGAAGTTCTCCAATATACAACCGTGGTCAATGGCTACGGCCCTACCGAAAATACGGTGTTCACCACACTGGATGTTATGGAGAAGGGCACAGTGGTGACCGAAGTTGCCATCGGAACAGCGATCTCCGGCACGGAGGTGCACATCGTTGACGAGCATGGGCAGAGTGGATCAGAAGGAGAGTTGTACGCTAGTGGACAGGGTGTAGCACTTGGCTATATTAGCAACCCAGAGAAGACTAATGAATCCTTCATCAATTGGCAGGGCATAGAGGTGTATAAGACAGGGGATCTGGTGCGTCTTAGTCCAGAAGGCAAGATTATCTATCTGGGCCGGAAGGATACTCAGGTTAAGATTAACGGCTACCGGATCGATCTGCAGGAGATTGAATACACAGCGCGTTCTCTGGGGATTCAGAATTGCCATGCTTTTGTCCGCGATAAGAAAATATATCTAGCCATTACGACACGCTCGGAGAATATTAGCCAATTACTAAGAAAAACGCTGCCCATCTACATGATTCCTTCCAAGATAGCTTATGTGTTCCAGATTCCATTAACCGCAAATGGCAAAACAGATACCAAAGCTATCTATGAAGATTACTTCATGACCAAGAGTAAAAAGCTTATGCAGATTATCCAGCAATACTTGCCTGGCGTCTCATTAAACGAGCATACAAATATTTTTGAGCATGGGATCGATTCTATTATTGTATGGGAAATCGCCCGGGAGATTAACGAGCACTTCAATGCAGACATTAGCTTCTTCGATGTTTTTGAGCACCCGACCCTTAGCCAACTATCTAATATGCTGGGAGAGGAACAATATGCAGCGCACTATCTATGATTTCTTATACCGAAAATATGACTTCTCTATGCAAATGGGGAATATCCCCTTCCGCAGTCGTTTCGCAGCGGGCATGAAGGCTTATTGGGGACTCAAACTGCTGGCCGTCACTGTCTATTTTGCCCTTTTTCTTAATTTTGTTGGCGAGGATAAGTACTTACCGAAAGATACGTATTGGTTTGTTGGCAGCGTGCTAGCTGCACTAATCTTGGTCACTCTCTCTTATCTGAATGTGTTTGGGGCCTGGTTTGCCATTACGCTCAGCAAGCATCGAAAGTGGATCGATACGGTGTTGATTATTTCTGGACTGCTGCTGTGTATTCATTTTCCCGTGTATAGCTTTGGAGAGACGGTTCCGGATCTCAGCACGTTGCGTGATACCTTAATTCTGCCGGGAATTCTGCTGATCATCATTGGGCTATACCGTAAAATTCACTATCGGAGTTCAAGGGTTGTCCCTTTAAGCGCATTGGCAAGTTTGCTGGTAACCACAGGAATCCTAATGAAATATCCGCTGCATTCCATCACACATAGTATTTATTTAGGGTTTATACTGCTGATCAATGCCGGATTTATAGCCGACCTGCTTCTGTTCTACTATTGGCATAGCAAATCGGAGACTAGGAATCGATAAGGGGGATGAGTCCATGATTAGTCCGAACTTAATCGAAATGAAGGAGCAGCATCTGCTGGAAGCCAGCAAAGTGTTAAGCGCGACGGAATACGTAGTGTATTGCAATATGGGGAATGAAAGCAGGCGCAAAGAATTTCTATACGGTCGTTATGCTATCAAAAAAAATATTGCCGACCACTCCCCGACCTTCAAGGGGGAACTAAGCCGCATAACGGTTGACTATGGCAGCTTGCGCTTCCCCATTATAAAAGATCACCTGGTCGAAGTAGGCTTGAGCCATTCCAAACAATATGTGCTCTCCGTCATTTATTCTAAAGACAATATTGTGGGCATCGATATGGAAACGATTCGTCTGGATGTACCGATTGAGGAGATGCTGAGCAGCAACGAGAAGTCGATGATGTCGAATTATGAATTCCCCTCCCGTTTCGCCTACATGTTCTTTAGCTGTAAGGAGGCGTTAGGTAAGGCGCTGAAGATGGGGCTGCTGGCAGACTACTCTATTTACGAGATTGCTAGCATGTGCTCGGAGAGAATATCTGGCGAGGAAGTGTATCGCATTCAATTCAAGAAATTCCCCTTCCTAACGGGATACTCATTTATGAAGAATGAGAAGGAAATCTGCAGTCTGGTAGTTCCGCAAAAGGTAGATATCCGCCATGTGCTGGATTATTTAATAACAGCTTGAACCTCATAGGAAGGTCCTACCTCGCAAATCCGTCACCGTGCATTGGGTGCAATCCCACTTGCATAGCAGGCGGATTTTTCTTTTTGCTAAATCTCCTGGAAAATGATTCTAGCAGATAGGTTTATTTTTGGTACATATAGGATATGAAGACTAGTAAACGCAATCATTTAGGACAGTCCTGATAGGACTTGGGAGCGAAACGATCATGCTTATAAAAAACGTCTAATATTAAGGACAAGAGAGGTGAACAAGATGAAGGTTGAACAGACAGTAAACATGAGTTTTACCGAATCGCTTGCTAGTACAATGGCCGAAAGAATGAATAAGGAGCGTGATGGAGAATACATTGATTACTTGAAGATGAAGCTGGGCCTTGAAATGTTGTTGATTAATCTGGCGAAAATAGGATTGGTCTACGGAGTGGCGCTCACCTTTCATCTGATGTGGCAGACTTTGATTATGCACGGTGCCTACTTCGCTATCCGCCGCACGGCCTTTGGACTGCACGCGAATAATAGCATAATTTGCAGCATACTCAGCTTGGCTCTATTCATAGGTATACCGTTCCTTAGCCAAAACTACATAATGCTTGATAACTATAAAGTAGTAATCTTAGGTATTCTCTTCACAGCTCTACTCTACCGGTATGCACCGGCAGACACCGACAAGTTCCCACTGCTAGGTAAGGAAAGAAGAGAGAAGCTTAGACGAATAACTGTAACCGCCTGTCTGATTATTGTTCTTATCGCTTTGGTTTGTCCTAGTCCCGTCGTTAAAAGTCTGCTTATGCTTGGAGTACTGAGTCAGGTCATTATGGTATTGCCTATCACTTATAAACTATTGAAAAGGAGCTATAATAATTATGAAAACTATGAAGCAAAGAATGTTTGACGGGATTAAAGACGGGGTATCCAGATCCATCGGTAATATGGCGATCAAGAGCGGGGATGTAGCTTTGGAGAGATGCTGTGTAACATTTTTACATGAGCCTAAGATCCCTCAAGAGTTATTAAAAAAATATCAGTAATCAATTGAGATTAAGAATATTATGTTGAGCCTTCCTCTTTAGGGAGGTTTTTTTGCATATTCATCTTTACTAGATTGTGGTTTTTGATTTACAATAATACCGACAGGAAAATCTAACCATTAGTGCATAAATGTACATGATAATCCAGACGATGCATTCGATTTGATACTAGTACTAGTAATGGAAACTATGGGCATAGGAGATAACTGAATGTTAGAAATGATGTCAATTTTGGTTCAAATGATTACGCTTGTCTTGTCTATACATATTTTGTATCACAATAGATGGAATATGTCATATGCATTACTGATGATTCTAGGAGCCTGTGCCATTGGTTACCCTCTGTATCTAAAGATCGGAGTAATAAGCATAACAATCGTATTGGCCTTTTGCATTATTATGTCGTATTTGAAATTGAAAAACATTTTTTTGAGTATCCTTATCCCCGTTATTGCTCTAATCATTTCTGTGCTTAGTGATTACATAACAAGTGTTGTGAATATTAGATTATTTGATTCATCACTTGAAGTTATTACAAGCGACCTAATAAGCTATGGTCTTTATCTGTTAGAATATTCCCTTATTGCTTTTCTCTTTAGTTTTGCTGCTCATTATCTTTTTGTTAAATTTCAGGCTTATGATATGTTTTTTCGAAGATACGGTATTCTGTTTACGGTACTTTGTGTAAGCACGATGGTTATCTTTTACGCCAATATCTTGATCGGGAAGCAGCAAGGGTTTACGAACGAGAATATTCAGGCGAATAGCCTACTGTTTCTTTTTTACTTTATACTGTTAATCGGTGTATTTATAGTATTGACGCGAATTGTTATGAAAGAGACTACAATGAAGAGTAAGCAAGTACAATACGAGCGTCTCCAGGAGTATACGGATAATCTGGAAGAGCTGTACACGGACATGCAGAAATTCCGCCATGATTACATTAACATTTTGCTGTCGATGTCGGAATATATACGAAATGATGATATGAAGAGCCTCAGTACTTATTTCGAGAGTAAGATTCTGCCGATCAGTGAAGGGATGCAGAGCAACAACTACAAGCTGGGAACGCTGCAAAATGTGAAATTACAGGAACTGAAGGGTATTTTATCCTCGAAACTGATCCGCGCGCAGGAGCTTCATATTGATGCTGTTGTCGAGGCGGTAGAGCCGATTGATGTGGTCAATATGGATTCGATCAAGCTCTGCCGCTGTTTGGGAATTATTCTGGATAATGCAATCGAGGAAGCAGGTCAATGTGAGCAGCCCACACTGCGGGTCGCGCTGGTCAATCGATCCAAAGGAGTTCTGATCGCCGTAGCCAACAGCTGCCGCCCGGAAGGACCGGAACTGCACCTAATCTTTGAGAAGGGCTTCTCTACCAAAGGGAATGGGCGGGGCTTAGGATTAAGCAATCTGCGGGAAATCGTGGCGCAATGCGCTGGTGTTACTCTGGATACTTATAAAAAGGATGGGCAGTTTGTGCAGGAGCTGGAAGTGTACTAGACAGGAGGATGTTTAATGCTGGAAATATTTGTTTGCGAGGATGACCCTGAGCAAAGGAAACGACTGAACTCGTACATAGAAAATTATATCATGATGGAGAACCTGGACATGAAGCTGGTGATCTCCACAGGCGTCTCTAAGGATATTATTGAATATTTACAGAATAACCGGGTAACAGGTCTGTACTTTCTGGATGTGGACTTGCAGGAGGAGAAGAGCGGAATTGCTCTCGGGGCAGAAATCCGTCAATATGACAGCCAGGGAGCCATCGTATTTGTCACGACACACTCGGAATTGACTTATTTAACATTCACTTACAAGGTTGAAGCCATGGATTATATTACAAAGGATAAGTTTACGGATATTCAGAAGCGCGTAATCGAATGTATCGATACGGCTAGCCAGCGTTATTTGCAGAACAAGCATAGCAACATCAAGAAATTCCAAACCAAATCCGGTGATAAAGTTATTAGTGTCGACTATAATGACATTCTTTTCTTTGAAACGTCGCCGCAGTTGCATAAGGTGATTCTGCATGCTAGAAACCGCCAGGTGGAGTTCTATGGGAAATTAAAAGATATTCTGGCTGCCGATGCCCGCTTCTATCGCTGTCACAACTCCTATGTAGTCAACAAGGACAACATTGCTGAAGTGGATATTAAGAACCGTGAAATCAAAATGATCAATGGTGAGATCTGTTATGCCTCCAGCCGCTTTCTCAGCGGGTTGAAGGATATCATTCCACACTAATGCAATAAATGTATAGTCAATATCGAACACGCACACTACTTTTATATTTTTTCGGGAAACGGGCGTCTCCTTTACCAAGGACGGCGGAGCCGTTTCTTTTGTCTTTTATAAGGATTTATATATTTGGGGGCCCCCCGCAAAGGACTTGGTTAGGCTTCGAAGTCAAAGCTCCACTTTGTGGGGCTATTTTTTGGGTCTTAAGTTCTCTTTTCTGCATATACGGTAAACTTTTACTCTCCCTGAGGAGGTTTTTTGCTATAATAGTTGAAAGGAATACATATGTTCGCTTTCGAATGGGTTACTGGATGAATACGGTGGAAATTCCTGCCTGAAATAGAGGAGAGATAGTTTTGCGTATTTTGGGAATAGACCCGGGGCTGGCCATCGTCGGCTTTGGCTTTGTGGATAAGGAAGGCAATAAATTGACGCCTGTGCAATATGGTTGTATACAGACGGAGGCACATACGCTTGAAGAAGAACGTCTGCTGCATGTCTATGAGGGTATGGTTCAGCTGATTGATAAATATAAACCAGATGCAGTTGCAGTGGAGAAGCTGTTCTTCAGCCGCAATGTAACTACGGCTTTGCCGGTTGCCCAGGCGCGCGGAGTACTCATCTTGGCTGCTGTACAGCGTGGACTGCCGGTATCAGAATATACCCCGATGCAGGTGAAGCAGGCCGTTGTTGGTTATGGTAAGGCAGAGAAGCGGCAAGTGCAGGAAATGGTCAAGCTGTTGCTGAAATTATCTGTAATTCCCAAGCCGGATGATGTGGCCGATGCGCTGGCTGTGGCAGTATGTCATGCCCACTCTGTAAGTTTAAATTCCAAATTAAATGAGGTATTGCGAAAATGATAGATTTCCTAAGAGGACCTGTTGTTCATTTGGAGGCAGAATATGTGGTTTTGGATGTTCAGGGTGTTGGCTATCGGGTATTCTGCCCGAATCCCTATGCTTTTGCCAAGGTGAACGGACCTGTAACCATATTTATTCATTATCAGACACGTGAGGATGCTACCTTGCTGTTCGGGTTTCCTACTCGAGAAGAGCAAAAGCTGTTCCGTAAGTTGATTGAAGTAACGGGCATCGGCCCGCGGGTTGCACTTGGCATACTGACAGGTGGCACACCGGATCAACTGATCTCAGCTATTTATCAGGAGAATCTGACCTTTTTGATTAAGTTGCCTGGGATTGGTAAGAAGACCGCACAGCGGATGATTCTGGATTTAAAAGACAAGTTGGACGGGCTTGGGACGGCATCTATGCAGACGGGATTATTTGCACTTCCTGTGGAAGAAGATGAGGATCTCCTGCCTTGGCAGGAGGCCAGAGACGCACTTAAGGCGCTCGGTTATACCGAAGGTGAATTGGACAGTGTATGGCTTGACATGAAGAAAGAAGGGGCAGATATAGGGCCTGTTGATGTGCTGATGAAGAAAGCGCTGAAGCTGCTGTATGTAGCCAGATAAAGCCTGACAGCATCTTGGAAGAACGGAGCGATGGAAGATGGATGACCGGATCATATCCGCAAATTTGATGATGGACGAACAGGCTGTAGAATTGAGTCTGCGGCCCCGTTATCTGGCTGAATATATCGGACAGACCCAGGTTAAAGAGAACCTGAAAATATATATTGAAGCAGCCAAAATGAGAAGCGAAGCACTTGATCATGTGCTGCTGTACGGGCCGCCGGGTC comes from Paenibacillus sp. 19GGS1-52 and encodes:
- a CDS encoding beta-ketoacyl synthase N-terminal-like domain-containing protein → MKAGEYIFEQIKKGNLDSVTGKALLEEIVPDDIAIVGISCEYSNVKDTAEFYQAVKHGMQGFKEFPESRVQYIPKDHEYLKKGAEHLKTTSEEFLERLCKEKGAYLEDIDTFDPEFFGISPEEAKYIDPTHRLVMKHSYLALEDAGIRLHEIRDSKTAIYIGKDKSITANYRSEIEEDSNYVNSGCWEGILASRLNYIYNLSGGSFVIDTACSSSLVAAHLAVKTLRDKEIDTAIVGGIALGLFPRQGSVIDQYSNVETPRSFMKVFDAESQGTIFGEGVGIVILKRLKNAIADNDNIYSIIRGSMINSDGKSNGLTAPNPHAQKDLLLETYERSRISPETVEYIDAHGTGTKLGDPIEVRGLTDAYKKYVDKKSFCALTSLKENIGHTVGAAGVGGLIKMSLALRNQEIFPNQSFEAPNEYIKFVDSPFYIPTKVRKWERGKYPRRGGISSFGFSGTNAHFILEEYEGRQELEGEAVVYPFVFSAQSTGQLLAVLNKFVRHAQELKSHNLKNIAYTLIHKRNHFKTGIGFQARTFQEFMNNIQLAIGVLASGQSVEGIYHSDVKDITGDMKKLMQHRLKTGYDQYTGDELIQLYLDGYDLALEAHPFEDTVTLSLPTYEFKQEVLWANVKKHNTYENSGPSLPVKSMLIRQQTLKTAHSDVYVVTLIPDDWFVDDHRIGGQRTFSGTTYTELAAELATLYFGTSAFVLEKLYFKSLIQLEDKRKAFQIHVNKTSSKQLEIEVFSYENEDMNNYVTHATFTIRQAELDAAERLNVDAQFEQHLLNANFGSEENNFFKGRWDFAKQNFRLARPTPAEILLSLTLNEQYSEDLQDFYLHPSILDGILGAMVYERAQARGKSYLPLSYGKFTFTGKRFTSTVYSHTELLYDTDADHDVISANITVYNELGERIAFLDKYMMKAFANAYFKPYLHKVIWEPSTVQITQEADLVATASAGKTVLVIGNEKAVEQAAAKRRTGVETVDYRTLKEFKSSEKYDFIIYAPWLGESLPQSSVVEGELLNYFDFAKIAHSLVKRKGKVLIVADNGFALQPQQTDINPLHYSLLSSGRILGLENTGFKTQMINLPIFDLDLILAMAGEDELDGKQLLYDNHQLYEETLTEVKELVDAPPLQLTEEDCVIVTGGYGGIGLEYIDLLLDLQPQLHIAILGRTDTGLVLSAKEQLTPEENVKLNKINKIKLKGPNVHFYSCDVAREEDVKRVVGGLAETRTVAGVVHLAGVPEEGMLFTKSAEEFMGIVAPKVIGTMLLRKYLATQALRFFIASSSMTTITGSAGQFSYTLGNAFLEGYTDEATSTVLWPGWKETGMALQFGDLATADEHLLMKSLTTAIGREYIKLSLEKKVGKIIAGEFNKAKIAEYLGDYIRLPQQFTGATAPLVPGSIADEAAKVQIKDYSTLTISGTERQDDVEKFVTVVFASVLDRNDIDVNKSFTDLGGDSLKAFGIYGPIAEQFKVDIEVADVFIYPTVTQLSQYVRELLEEEANE
- a CDS encoding beta-ketoacyl synthase N-terminal-like domain-containing protein, yielding MNDRRVVIVDFIYDFPNKEQLDAEELLERKELIWESRLRELERNYNQKFTEVACFAGLFYPSVEEHFPLRHIQAAQSKFLLSSERISLNLFQTLADRNIVSPKSNLLVSVGSSQTDNLSKFALMGLEGDDLEKAVDLIDPLGYLKLLQWVRPPALETISEASTSGIGAMYSAYSKIKKGEFDVAITGGASAVTFPSPYELSHFGTGDTRAMQPFEEGASGHYFSEGGVAVLLKEREQALADGDTILAEIKDISAGTMGNPVVNRMAIKKLVSRSLANAGIEQEAEIFLELYGRGNEIDDTAEFSCLRNLQKVYTNLRGGFLKEDVHYIVGYYGQIGMCRLLDSKREHIPLQGREVKQPNSFIGRITDEQWSQNVGEYDLVSILSYSMHGNSYNLLLGMNEGDGDVQIEGRDYQ
- a CDS encoding alpha/beta fold hydrolase; this encodes MKMICLPYAGAHVNVFSELQKQLNRSYPSLGIIPLEYPGHGRRFSEKPAGSIQEITADLFTSLHKTLDQSEELILLGYSMGSIIAYELASLLIDAGYTVSKLLFLAATPPHRIEVVDEAEPDDDTLLERCQIYGLIKEGQFASAQMRQLFLPALRSDITAVNRYNLGNQYHCHFFSPEVEIAVFQGLLDKSVTAVEDWRDIAASPIYYYSYQSGHFFYYEYQEEVFADIISFVKSTQSTQFKGGSGL
- a CDS encoding non-ribosomal peptide synthetase, giving the protein MRSLLDILGEKMKTYKDKTAISESSRSISYGDLNALSNLYLQDLRGRGVKAHEVVAIELERSIEAVAAMIAVLKAGAAYTVINKDYPEDRKQSMRQIINVQVTITEILQTDSSLADEWNVVERSQDQLCYIIFTSGTTSTPKAVGIPDRGVLRLLGDERLGLSPDKTISHISPLEFDASIIEVWGGLLSGMSISLLSKTEILNIFHVEKRINQGIDLMWITCSLFNFWVDKKPEMFGRLSRVIVGGEQLSLSHVNEVLQYTTVVNGYGPTENTVFTTLDVMEKGTVVTEVAIGTAISGTEVHIVDEHGQSGSEGELYASGQGVALGYISNPEKTNESFINWQGIEVYKTGDLVRLSPEGKIIYLGRKDTQVKINGYRIDLQEIEYTARSLGIQNCHAFVRDKKIYLAITTRSENISQLLRKTLPIYMIPSKIAYVFQIPLTANGKTDTKAIYEDYFMTKSKKLMQIIQQYLPGVSLNEHTNIFEHGIDSIIVWEIAREINEHFNADISFFDVFEHPTLSQLSNMLGEEQYAAHYL
- a CDS encoding 4'-phosphopantetheinyl transferase superfamily protein, which gives rise to MISPNLIEMKEQHLLEASKVLSATEYVVYCNMGNESRRKEFLYGRYAIKKNIADHSPTFKGELSRITVDYGSLRFPIIKDHLVEVGLSHSKQYVLSVIYSKDNIVGIDMETIRLDVPIEEMLSSNEKSMMSNYEFPSRFAYMFFSCKEALGKALKMGLLADYSIYEIASMCSERISGEEVYRIQFKKFPFLTGYSFMKNEKEICSLVVPQKVDIRHVLDYLITA
- a CDS encoding accessory gene regulator B family protein is translated as MKVEQTVNMSFTESLASTMAERMNKERDGEYIDYLKMKLGLEMLLINLAKIGLVYGVALTFHLMWQTLIMHGAYFAIRRTAFGLHANNSIICSILSLALFIGIPFLSQNYIMLDNYKVVILGILFTALLYRYAPADTDKFPLLGKERREKLRRITVTACLIIVLIALVCPSPVVKSLLMLGVLSQVIMVLPITYKLLKRSYNNYENYEAKNV